ATCAAACGTCATTTCGATGTCATACCGTTCAACGCCTTCAGGTGCCTGTTGAATCAGTGCGTCCTTCACCATATCTACGCCAAAACCGAATAACTCTTTGATGATGAACCATTGCAAAACTGCAAGGCATACCGTGAAGATTAAGAGAACCGTCAAACCTTTGACGATGTACCGCCGCCACTTCCCGTTGAGGACGCTCATGTTCAACTCACCTCCGAGTCGGATTCCCTATTTACCCTTATACTACCAGTTTACACAGCCCTTGTCAATTAGATTTTGCCAATATCAGCGAGGTTAGCATCTCACCCTCGAAATAAATGGGTTAAAAAAAATGAAGATAGGTATCGTAGGCAGACCACAAGTCGGAAAAACGACAGTGTTTAACACTTTAGCAGAATCCAATGCAGAAGTTGGGGGTTACACCAGCCGCGGACAAATAAACCTCAGCACTGCGAATATCCCAGACGAGCGGCTGACGCGTTTGGCAGAAATCCTTGACCCCTCAAAAATAACACCCGCTACAATTGATTATGTAGATGTTGCAGGCGTAACCAAATCGGACGTAGAACAAGCGGAATTAGATTCAGGGATGCTTGCGGAACTCCGCACCGTCGATGCCCTTGCGCATGTCGTCAGGCTTTTTGAGGACGAATCGGTTCCACATGTTGATGGTAGCGTTGACGCGGAACGCGATATTGAAAGCGTCTCCGTTGAGTTCGCGTTCGCAGACTTGCAAATTGTTGAAGGTAGACTTGACCGGCTCCGCAAACAATATCAAAATCAGAAGCTGCCAGAGCAGCAAAACGAGATTCGGCTTTTAGAGGTGTGCCAGCAGACCTTAGAAAGCGGAAAACCGCTGCGTGCCCTTGAGTTATCTACCAATGAAGAGAAGTTGATACGCGGCTACGGGTTTTTGACGCAGAAACCGTTGTTGCTGGTCTGCAATATCGGTGAAACGCAACTGGAGCTGGCAGATGAAATTCTCAAATACTTCACTAAATACGAAACAGAACCGCAAACAGCAGTCATTGTACTCGCTGCACAATTAGAGATGGAACTCTCAGAACTTGATGAAACCG
The sequence above is a segment of the Candidatus Poribacteria bacterium genome. Coding sequences within it:
- the ychF gene encoding redox-regulated ATPase YchF; protein product: MKIGIVGRPQVGKTTVFNTLAESNAEVGGYTSRGQINLSTANIPDERLTRLAEILDPSKITPATIDYVDVAGVTKSDVEQAELDSGMLAELRTVDALAHVVRLFEDESVPHVDGSVDAERDIESVSVEFAFADLQIVEGRLDRLRKQYQNQKLPEQQNEIRLLEVCQQTLESGKPLRALELSTNEEKLIRGYGFLTQKPLLLVCNIGETQLELADEILKYFTKYETEPQTAVIVLAAQLEMELSELDETDTEIFMEEMGLRESALERFIQTSYRLLGMLTFFTINPTEARAWTLREGQTAVDAAGRIHTDFANAFIRSETINWKDLITCGSYIEARSKGLLRAEGKTYQVQEGDVLLILANP